The Acutalibacter muris genomic sequence TTCAGGTCCATCTGTATGGCGGTTATGCCCTTCTTGGTGCCGCCCACCTTAAAGTCCATGTCCCCGAAGAAGTCCTCAACCCCCTGGATGTCCACCATGGTCATCCAGCGGTCCCCCTCGGTGATAAGGCCGCAGGAGATACCCGCCACAGGGGCCTTGATGGGCACGCCCGCGTCCATCAAGGCCAGGGTCGAGCCGCAGATGGAGGCCTGTGACGTTGAGCCGTTGGAGCTGAGCACCTCGGACACCAGTCGGAGGGTATAGGGGAACTCGTCCATCCCCGGCACCACTGGTACCAGAGCCCGCTCTGCGAGAGCTCCGTGGCCTATCTCACGCCGTCCCGGGCCTCGACTGGGCCGGGTCTCGCCCACGGAGTAGGAGGGGAAATTATAGTGATGGATATAGCGCTTGCTCTCCTCCTCGTCTATGCCGTCCAGAAGCTGGTTGTCCCTTATGGAGCCCAAAGTCGCCACGGTGAGCACCTGGGTTTGGCCCCTTGTGAACATACCGGAGCCGTGGGTCCTGGGCAGCAGTCCGACCTCTGCCGCCAGGGGCCGCATCTCGTCCATGCCGCGGCCGTCCACCCGCTTCTGCTCGTCTAAAAGCCAGCGGCGCACCACGTACTTCTGGGTCTTATACATGCACTCGTCTATCTTCGCCTCCTGCTCCGGGTACTCCGGGTCAAAGCGTTCGTGCACTTTCTCGTATATGGGGCGCAGCCTTGCGTCCCTTATGGTCTTGTCGTCGGTGTCCATGGCGGCGCGCACGTCGTCCTCGGCAAAGGCCTTGATGGCCTCGAACATCTCCGGCTCGGGCTCGTTGCTGGGGTACTCGAACTTCTCCTTGCCTATCTCAGCCTGTATGCCCTTTATAAACTCCAGAATATGCTGGTTCGCCTCGTGTCCGGCCATAATGCCGTTGTACATATCCTCGTCGGAGACTTCATTGGCCCCGGCCTCTATCATGGCTATACGCTCGGTGGTGGAGGCGACTGTCACCGCCATCTGGGAAAGCTTGCGCTGCTCAGCGTCGGGGTTGATGATGAACTGGCCGTCGATAAGCCCCACAGACACGCCGGATATGGGCCCGCTCCAGGGGATATCTGAAATGGTCAGGGCGATGGAGGTGCCCACCAGGGCGGCGATCTCCGGGGAACAGTCCTGGTCTACGGACATGACGGTGCAGACGATAGCAACGTCGTTGCGCATATCCTTGGGGAACAGGGGGCGTATGGGCCTGTCTATCATGCGGCATACCAGAGTGGCCTTCTCGCTGGGGCGGCCCTCCCTTTTGAGGAACGAGCCCGGTATCTTGCCCACGGAGTAGAGTTTTTCCTCGAAGTCCACTGAAAGTGGGAAGAAGTCGATGCCGTCACGGGGCTTCGCGGAGGCGGTGGCGGCCACGTGCACGACGGTGTCGCCATATCGCACCAGGCACTCACCGTTTGCAAGCTGGGCCATCTTGCCGGTCTCTATCACCAGGGGGCGCCCGGCAAAGTCGGTCTCATAGCGTTTAAAGTTCTCAAACATAATTTACCCTTTCTCCCCTTCTCTCAAATAAAGGGGCAGTTTCTTTTTGCCGCGGCCCTGTTTGACAAACAGGCCCTCCGCCGCAGCGGGGAGTCTGTTTGTAAAACAGGTGCCTGGCGGCACTTTTTTATCCCTGATATGAACGAACAACGGCGGCAAAGCCCGAGAGCCCGCCGCCGCCCCCGCTCAAAGTTCAGGACAGATGTCGCGTTCTTATTTACGGATGCCCAGTTCGGCGATGATGCTGCGGTAGCGCTCGATATCTATCTTGATGAGATAGTTCAGAAGGCTCCTGCGCTGGCCGACCATCTTCAACAGGCCCCGGCGGGAGTGGTGGTCCTTCTGGTTCGAGCGCAGGTGCTCGGTAAGGTCGTTTATACGCTTTGTGAGCACGGCAATCTGTACCTCGGGGGAGCCGGTGTCGCCCTCGTGCCGGGCGTACTTCTGGATAATTTCGGTCTTCTCTGCTTTGGTCATTTCTATCACCTTTTCTACAATTATTCGCCCCACCCACAGGCTACGGCGGCCCAGCCAATGGCTGCGGCAGGTGAAGCCGGTATCCGAGGGAAGGGTACTCATGATATTTTAGCACACTCTACCGGGTTTGTAAAGCCTGACTTTTGGGGCTTTAGAAAAATATTCTCAGGCGGTCTTTACCTCCTCCATATCCAGCCGCGCCCGCCCGTCCTTCGGGTTCAGGAGCACCAGCCGGCCGCTTAGCCAGGCGTATTCTGGCAGCCGGGACATGAGGTTTCTCAGCATACATATCAGCAGGGGGTGCAGCGCCCGGTCCTGGGGGCTGTTCATCACATAGCTGCGCCGGAGCTTCTTCTCAAGCTCCTCCCGGTGCCGCTCTATTTCCGGCAGAGCCAGCTCCAGTGGCATTTCCGAAAGGCAGAGCCAGAAGTACCAGAGGGGGAACCAGGGGCGCTTTTTATCGTCCGCGTGGCGGTTATAGTTCTCTATGCGGCCTTTTATCCACTCCCTGTCCTCCGGCGCGGCGGCACAGAGAAAGCGCAGAACTATCAAAGATGCGTCGAAGCACTCGCCCACGCCGTCGTCCTCCCAGCCGAAGCAGGTGGACCTCAGGCGCTCCAGGGTCGCGTCCCGCATAAAGACCACCCGGGGGTCCTCCGGGGCCAGCAAACACAGCACCCGCAGTATCTCCAGTTCGTACATGTTCCCGGCCAGTATCTTTGTCTTTGGTATCTGGGCCATAAGGCTTTGGAGCTTCACGCCCTGCGGGGGAATGTAGAATACCGGATACATCGCGCGGCTGCCTGTGGGCATGGCGGGGTCCGTCTCCGCCGCCTCAAGCAGCTCTCCCACGATAGCCTCACGCTCATTTTCAGCAATATTTTCACCCTTTATCATCCGATAGTTTGTCTCTATAGCGGTGCGGTATGCGCTCATAATTATTTCCTCCTTATGGGGTGCCGTATAACTGTCCTCCACTTCTCCGGCGAAGTCTTGCGCGGGTCGCTGAGATATATCTCATGGTGCCGCCTATCGCCCGCCATATCGTTCTCATAGCCGTTTTCGTCTATGTAAGCGTCCATGCGTGCCACCGGCTCCGGCTCGCTGTCATAGGACCCCAGATGGAGCATCTGCACGCATACCCCCTCGTCCAGGGCCAGCAGATACGCCTGGGAGCAGTCCAGCTTTTTCTTCTTCTCAGCGGCACTAACGGCCCAGGCGAAGTCCTCCTCCCGCACAAAATCCGGCAGCCGTATCGCCGAGGTCCAGAGGAGAGAGGACTTGTCGCTGTAGTCAAAACCCTTGACTCCCGGCTGCACCCAAAAGCCCTCAAGGGGCGGCACCACGTACTCGTAAAAGCCGGGTATTTTATAGTCTGTCTTATAGCTCATCTTAAGCGTGTAAGAGACTGCGTACAGCACCTCCAGTGCCCGCTTGTACTCGCCGCCCTCCTCGTTGGGGTCGCCCCGGCCGTCCACAGCGACGAAATTCATGGGCGGAACTGTGACTATTTCGGGCGTTTTCGGGGGCAAATAGAGCCGTTTTTGTTCCTTTTTGAAGTCAAATGGCATAAGATATTCTCCTCTAGTTTAGCCTGGCGGCGGCCAGGAATATTGCAGCCCGTAAGTACGGCTGTTCTGTGTTCCCAAAAGATAATTGAACCCCTCCTGAGACACTATTTTAAACCCGCACTTTTCATGGGTTTTCAGCGAAGCTTCATTATTTTTATGCACACAATCACAGAGCTTATATGGGCCGTCCTCCTTACGGCATCTGCCCGCGGCATTTCATGGTAGAATTCCATCGCGTTTTCTTTATTACTCTCCTGGTATATATCCATAAGCTGCCTTTGGTCAATGGCGTCAAAGACCGTTATTCTGCGCAGCATAGAGCCTCCCTTCATATTCCCAAAAGCGGCCTGAGATACTGCCCGGTATAGCTCCCCTCCACCAGGGCTACCTCTTCGGGAGTGCCCTGGGCCACTATGGTGCCGCCCCGGTTGCCCCCCTCGGGGCCCAGGTCGATGATGTGGTCGGCGGTCTTTATCAGGTCCAGGTTATGCTCTATGACCACCACGGAGTTGCCCTTGTCCACCAGCTGCTGCAATACCTCGATGAGCTTGTGCACGTCCGCGATGTGCAGGCCGGTGGTGGGCTCGTCCAGGATGTAGATGGTCTTGCCCGTGGGCCGGCGGGAGAGCTCCGTGGCCAGCTTCACCCGCTGGGCCTCGCCGCCGGAGAGGGTGGTGGCGGGCTGGCCTATCTTCACATAGCCCAGGCCCACGTCGAACAGGGTTTGGAGCTTGCGGTTCAGCTTCGGCAGGTCCCTGAAGAGGTCCAGGCCCTCCTCTACGGTCATCTCCAGCACGTCGTATATGCTCTTGCCTTTGTACTTCACCTCTAAGGTTTCCCGGTTGTACCTGTGGCCCTTGCACACCTCGCAGGGCACGTACACGTCCGGCAGAAAGTGCATCTCTATCCTTATGATGCCGTCCCCCTGGCAGGCCTCGCAGCGGCCCCCCTTTACGTTAAAGCTGAAGCGGCCCGGCCCAAAGCCCCGGAGCTTTGCCTCCTGGGTGCTGGCATAGAGGTCGCGGATGTCGTTAAACAGTCCCGTATAGGTGGCCGGGTTGGACCGAGGGGTGCGGCCGATAGGGGACTGGTCTATCTGTATCACCTTGTCCAGGTGCTCAAGGCCCCTTATCTCCTTATGGCTCCCCGCGAAGGTGTGGGCGCGGTTCAGCTCGGCCGCCAGCTTCTTATAGAGTATCTCGTTTATCAGAGAGGATTTCCCAGAGCCGGACACGCCGGTAATACACACCAACTCACCTAAAGGGAGCTTTACGTCCACGTTCCGGAGATTGTTCTGGCTGGCCCCCACTATCTCCAAAAACTTGCCGTTGCCCGAGCGGCGGGTCTCTGGTATCTCCACCTTTTTCTTGCCGCTCAGATACTGGCCTGTGATGGACTCCTTGCACTTCATGATGCCCTTTACCGGCCCGGAGTATATAACCTTCCCGCCATGCACTCCGGCCCCCGGGCCGATGTCCACGATATAGTCAGCCTCCCGCATGGTCTCCTCGTCGTGCTCCACCACTATCACCGTGTTGCCCAGGTCCCGAAGGTGCTTTAAGGTGCCCAAAAGCTTGCTGTTGTCCCGCTGGTGCAGGCCTATGCTGGGCTCGTCCAGAATATACAGTACGCCCATCAGGGACGAGCCTATCTGTGTGGCAAGGCGTATGCGCTGGCTCTCGCCGCCGGACAGGGTCCCCGAGGACCGGGACAGGGTCAGGTATTCAAGGCCTACGCTCTGTAGAAAGCCCAGCCGGGACTTTATCTCCTTCACAATGGGCGCGGCGATGAGCTTTTCCCGTTCTGTGAGCTCCAGGGCCCCCACAAACTCCAAAGCTTCTGTAACGGACTTGTCGCAGAAGTCCGCGATATTCACCCCGCCCACGGTGACAGCCAGGCTCTCCGGGGACAGGCGCTTGCCGTGGCACTCGTCGCAGGGGACGGCGCTCATATAGGTCTCTATCTCGGCCTTTATCCAGTTGGAGGAGGTCTCCTTATAGCGGCGCTCCAGGTTGTTGATGACCCCCTCGAAGGCCGCCATATAGGAGCTGCCCTTGCCGTACTCGCCCATGCGGGTGAGCTTTATCTTCTCGCCTTTCGTGCCGTAGAGCAGCACGTCCACTATCTCGCTGGGCAGGTCGCCGATAGGAGTGTCCAGGGAGAACTTATAGTGCTCGGAAAGCCCCTGCATATACATGGTGGCGATGGTGCTGCCCTCCATGGCCCAGCCGCTGGCCTTGAGCCCGCCCTTGCGTATGGAAAGCTTCTTGTCCGGGAGGATCAGAGCCGGGTCTATGCGCATGAACACCCCAAGGCCAGTGCACTTCTTGCAGGCTCCGAAGGGGTTGTTGAAGGAGAACCTCCGGGGGGTAAGCTCGTC encodes the following:
- the rpsO gene encoding 30S ribosomal protein S15 — its product is MTKAEKTEIIQKYARHEGDTGSPEVQIAVLTKRINDLTEHLRSNQKDHHSRRGLLKMVGQRRSLLNYLIKIDIERYRSIIAELGIRK
- a CDS encoding polyribonucleotide nucleotidyltransferase, with the translated sequence MFENFKRYETDFAGRPLVIETGKMAQLANGECLVRYGDTVVHVAATASAKPRDGIDFFPLSVDFEEKLYSVGKIPGSFLKREGRPSEKATLVCRMIDRPIRPLFPKDMRNDVAIVCTVMSVDQDCSPEIAALVGTSIALTISDIPWSGPISGVSVGLIDGQFIINPDAEQRKLSQMAVTVASTTERIAMIEAGANEVSDEDMYNGIMAGHEANQHILEFIKGIQAEIGKEKFEYPSNEPEPEMFEAIKAFAEDDVRAAMDTDDKTIRDARLRPIYEKVHERFDPEYPEQEAKIDECMYKTQKYVVRRWLLDEQKRVDGRGMDEMRPLAAEVGLLPRTHGSGMFTRGQTQVLTVATLGSIRDNQLLDGIDEEESKRYIHHYNFPSYSVGETRPSRGPGRREIGHGALAERALVPVVPGMDEFPYTLRLVSEVLSSNGSTSQASICGSTLALMDAGVPIKAPVAGISCGLITEGDRWMTMVDIQGVEDFFGDMDFKVGGTKKGITAIQMDLKISGLLPEMVKEALEKTHKARNYIIDEIMLKAIPEVRPELSPYAPKMLSMQIPVDKIREVIGTGGKVIQKICAECEITMDVEEDGHVFITGIDLEKCRRAMDIVDTIVNDPEPGSYYNGRVTRLMDFGAFVEIAPGKEGLVHISRLDIRRTEKVTDVVNVGDVVKVKVLEIDDKGRLNLSRRDALIDLDGAVPENDISADRPPRRDHDHDRRPPRRDHDRR
- the uvrA gene encoding excinuclease ABC subunit UvrA; protein product: MSLDKIEVRGAREHNLKNIDVTIPRDKLVVLTGLSGSGKSSLAFDTIYAEGQRRYVESLSSYARMFLGQMEKPDVDKIDGLSPAISIDQKTTSKNPRSTVGTVTEIYDYLRLLYARIGIPHCPVCGREIKQQTIDQIVDQVLALPEKTRLQVLAPVVRGRKGEHVKEFDAARRGGFVRARVDGLLYDLSEPIQLNKNQKHNIEIVVDRLVVREDIRSRLADSLEVASGLTGGMVIVNVIDGEDITFSQNYACPEHGVSVDELTPRRFSFNNPFGACKKCTGLGVFMRIDPALILPDKKLSIRKGGLKASGWAMEGSTIATMYMQGLSEHYKFSLDTPIGDLPSEIVDVLLYGTKGEKIKLTRMGEYGKGSSYMAAFEGVINNLERRYKETSSNWIKAEIETYMSAVPCDECHGKRLSPESLAVTVGGVNIADFCDKSVTEALEFVGALELTEREKLIAAPIVKEIKSRLGFLQSVGLEYLTLSRSSGTLSGGESQRIRLATQIGSSLMGVLYILDEPSIGLHQRDNSKLLGTLKHLRDLGNTVIVVEHDEETMREADYIVDIGPGAGVHGGKVIYSGPVKGIMKCKESITGQYLSGKKKVEIPETRRSGNGKFLEIVGASQNNLRNVDVKLPLGELVCITGVSGSGKSSLINEILYKKLAAELNRAHTFAGSHKEIRGLEHLDKVIQIDQSPIGRTPRSNPATYTGLFNDIRDLYASTQEAKLRGFGPGRFSFNVKGGRCEACQGDGIIRIEMHFLPDVYVPCEVCKGHRYNRETLEVKYKGKSIYDVLEMTVEEGLDLFRDLPKLNRKLQTLFDVGLGYVKIGQPATTLSGGEAQRVKLATELSRRPTGKTIYILDEPTTGLHIADVHKLIEVLQQLVDKGNSVVVIEHNLDLIKTADHIIDLGPEGGNRGGTIVAQGTPEEVALVEGSYTGQYLRPLLGI
- a CDS encoding GyrI-like domain-containing protein; its protein translation is MPFDFKKEQKRLYLPPKTPEIVTVPPMNFVAVDGRGDPNEEGGEYKRALEVLYAVSYTLKMSYKTDYKIPGFYEYVVPPLEGFWVQPGVKGFDYSDKSSLLWTSAIRLPDFVREEDFAWAVSAAEKKKKLDCSQAYLLALDEGVCVQMLHLGSYDSEPEPVARMDAYIDENGYENDMAGDRRHHEIYLSDPRKTSPEKWRTVIRHPIRRK